CCGTTACAAGTGTATGCAACAGATAATATTTGGTATTATAATGATATTAATGAATTTTCTGTTAATACTCAAGTTGAAAGGTTGCCTAAAGATACAATTTTAGACGTAGTCTCAATAGAATATAGTAATAGCGGTTATCCAAGATTAGTGACGGATAAAGGTTATGTTTCGGCAAATAAGATGTACTCTAAACCAACTATCAGTAATCTGTCTAGCTATGTTACCAAACCAGGGAAATATGCGGCACTAGGAAATATTTGGTATTATAATGATAAAGATAGTTTTACGCAAGAAACCCAAGTAGGACAAATTTCCAAAAATACTGTTTTTGAGGTGACAGGTATTGTTTTCAGTAAAACTGGTTATCCAAGATTGGTGACGGATAAAGGCTATGTTTCTGCGAATAAAGCATACGTTAATCAACTTGTAGAAAATTATTTGGATTATCATATGACTGCTGGAAAAGTAGTGACAACAACAAGTACTTGGCATTATAATAATAAGGATAGTTTTACACAGCAGGCACAAGTAGAGCCAATAGCTAAAAATACTGTTTTAACAGTAAAAGATATTGCCTATAGTGAAAGTGGTTATCCAAGATTAGTAACTGATAAAGGGTATGTTTCAGCAAATAAAGGATTTACAACACCTATTGTCAACAATCATTCGGATTATTTTTTAAAGACTGGTAAATTTTTGACGTCGCAAAATATCTGGTATTACAATAATAAAGATCTTTTTGCTGCTGAAACACAAGCAGAACCTTTAGCCAAAGGGACAATGATTGAAGTGAAAGATATTGTATATAGTACGACAGGCTATCCAAGACTAGTAACGGATAAAGGCTATGTTTCGGCTAATAAAGGTTATCTTTCTGAAGCTATCAGCAATTTGAACAACTATATTACAGAACCGATGAAAGTTGTTACGAGAGAAAATATTTGGTATTACAGTAGTAAAGACGAGTTTTCTACTAAAACTCAGGCTGAAAAATTACCAAAATATACACTACTAGATGTTAAAGGAATAGTGTACAGTGAAACAGGTTATCCAAGGCTAGTAACGGATAAAGGATACGTATCAGCAAATAAAAGCTATGTCAATCCAGCAATCGGCAACATCGACAGCTATATAACTAAGCCAGGAAAGATGAAAGCTAAAGCAAATATCTGGCACTATAACAATAAAGATAACTTTGCAGCTGAAACGCAAGTCCAACAAATAACAAAAGGTACGACATTTACAGTGAAAGAAATTGTATACAGCGAAACAGGCTACCCAAGACTAGTTACAGATAAAGGCTATGTTTCAGCGAATAAGGCATATGTGGAAGTAGTAAAATAAATAGTTAAACTATCAAAAAATCAAGACAAGTTGGTGTATCTAAGTGAAAAAAGTATTGAGTAATATATTTTTTACGGCTATGTATCAAGTAGTAATACTGATTGTTCCATTAGTAACAATGCCGTATGTATCAAGAATATTCGGAACAGAATTACTTGGTATTAATTCATTTGTTATTTCAATTGTTGGTTTTTTGAACATGATCATCTTAATGGGGATGAGTCAGTTAGGCACGAGAGAAATAGCTAAGGCTGATAAGAAGGATCGAGGCACAGTTTTCTTCCAGTTATGGTTTATTCAATTAGCTAGTGGTTTGATTGTAACAAGTCTCTATTTATTGATTGTTTCAATATTTGTTGGAAATAAAGGTGTCTATTATATTCAAATTCCTTATTTAATTGCGTATGTTTTAGATATTTCTTGGTATTTCCTAGGGATTGGTGAAGTAAAAAAAGTAATTGTTAGGAACACGATCGTTAAATTTGGCTCTTTGATTTTGGTATTTCTACTTGTAAAGAGCAGTTCTGATTTATTATTGTATATGGGAATCAATAGTATTAGTACTTTTTTAGCAAATATTTTCTTTTGGATTAGCTTACTTACGGAATTTAAAATGTATGGAAAGATAAAAAAATCATTTTCTTTTCCATATTTAAAGCAAGCACTGTTTTTGCTCATTCCGTTATTTGCGATTCAAGTGTATAATACTTTTGATAAAACATTAGTAGGATTGTTATCAACAAAGTCGGAGCTTTCTTTTTATGATCAATCTCAGAAAATTGTTCGAATTGTGTTATCCATCGTTACATCAATCAGCTTAGTTATGATGCCTTTGATGGCAAAAGTGGACACAGGAGATAGTGAAGACAGTTCTAAGCTACAGTTATTGTTGAAAAAATCTGTTGAGTATACGACATTAATCTCCCTATTACTGACGGTTTTACTAATGTGTAATTCTCGTGATTTTGTTCAGTGGTTTTTTGGAAATGAATTTATTCCAATGACCTATAATATGATATTTGTTAGCTTGATTATTGCACCAAATGCGTTTGGTGGTGTTTTAGCGAATCAATTTACTTTAGCAAAAGGTTTGTTGAAGCATTATTCGATACCCTTTATTGTTGGTGCTGTAATAGATGTTATCTTAAATCTTATATTAGTACCAAAATGGGGAGCAAATGGCGGGACCATCGCGTTGATTGTTACCGAGTTTTGTGTTTGTATTTTTAGAGTCTATGTTATTCGTAAATGGTTAGATATTAAAGATATTTGTTCTGAGTTTTTTAAATATATTGTTATATTCGCGTTAGTTTTAGTGTTAGGATTTTTAATTCCTAACTTTGTAGCATCGTTGTTCTTGAATATGCTTATTCGTTCAAGTATAGTGTTTATTGTATTTCTTATTTTGATTTTTCTTTTTCAGACCAATATATCTGAAGACTTTAAGCTTCTTTTGAATAAGGCGAAAAAGAAAACTTAAATAGACATAACTTGGAGGGTTACTTTTGAAATCAGATAGTGTTGTAAAACAACTGCAAAAAAAAGAATTGGAAATATTAAAATTTGTGGATAAATTTTGTCAAACAGAAGACATTCCATACTTTTTATCAGCAGGAACATTGTTAGGTGCGATTCGTCATAAAGGTTTTATTCCGTGGGATGATGATATTGATTTAGGGATGACAAGAGAAAATTACGAACGCTTTGTAAAATTGATTCCTGAAGCTCTAGAAAATACGGATTATATGTTGCAAACGAATCAAACAGATGCTGGTTATCCACTGCCATTTTTAAAAATCATTAATTTGAAAACTACTTTAGTCGAAAATAATGCTAAAAATGGTAATGCTAAAAATGGTGTTTTTATTGATATTTTTCCATTTGATGTAGTACCGGACAATAAGTTTCTAAGATGGATTCAAATTAAAAAGTGTAAAATGCTAACATTTGTAATCCATACGAAAATGAATTATTATACCCGTGCTCAAACATCATTAGGTGGAATAATTTATAGTATGCTAAATATTTTATGGGGAAGATATTCTGTAAGGGAGCTTCTTGACAAACGACAAAAAGAAATTGAAAAATATAACCATTCGAATAATCGAAATATGTCGATCGTCACTGCTACAACGGAATTTAAGACAGAAACCTTAGATAAAGCAGAGATAAATGATGTAATTAGAATACCCTTTGAGGATGGTATGTTTTTAGCAAATTCAAACTATGAACAAATGTTGGAACAGTCTTATGGAGATTATATGGAGTTTCCTCCTATAGAAGAACGAGGAACAAGACATGATATTGTTTATTTAAAAATGGATGATTTTGAATTTGGAGATCCAATGTATAAAAAGAAAAAGTAATCACATTGAACAAGATCATAGGAGGGATAAACATGCAAGGTCTCATTTTAGCTGCTGGATTAGGAAGCAGAATGAAAGAGTATACAAAAAATACTACCAAAAGTATGGTTGAAGTTAATGGAAAGTCTTTAATAGAAAGAATGTTACGTCAATTAGATAATCTGGATTTAGAAAGAATTGTGATTGTAGATGGATATAAATATGATGTTATGGAAGAGTATGTAAAATCAATCCAAATAAAGACACCAGTCGTATTCGTAACAAACCATGATTATGATAAAACAAACAATATTTATTCCGTTTACCTGGCTAAAGAATTAATGTGTCAAGAAGATACAATTCTGCTAGAATCAGACTTGATTTTTGCAGATCAGCTTCTTGATGAAGTCATCGCTTCTGATTTTAAAAATCTAGCAGTGGTTTCAAAATTTGAATCTTGGATGGATGGTACAGTTGTAAAAATTGATGAAAATAACAATATTACAGACTTTATTGATAAGAAACGTTTTAATTTTAACGAAACAAGAAGCTACTACAAAACCGTTAATATTTACAAATTTAGTAAAGAATTTTCAAAATCTATTTATTTTCCATTTTTAGAAGCCCAAATGAGTGCCTTTGGGAAAAACGAGTATTATGAGACGACGTTAAAGACAATTACTCAGTTTGATGCTACTTTGGTTAAAGCATTAGACATTGAAGATGTTCCTTGGTATGAAATCGATGATTTACAAGATTTAGATGTTGCCAGCTCTCTTTTTAATACGACGCCATCAAAAAAATTAGATGCGTTTCAACAAAGATATGGTGGCTATTGGAGATATCCAAAAGTAATTGATTTTTGTTATCTAGTTAATCCGTTTTATCCACCTAAAAGAATGGTTGATGAAATGAAATCAAACATGGAACGTTTGATCATTGATTATCCATCCGGTCTTAAAGTGAATTCATCATTAGTAGGAAAATATTATAATGTTCCGGAGAAGCATGTAGTAGTTGGAAATGGTGCTGCAGAATTGATTAAGTCTTTGATGGAAAAAAATGGCGGGAAATATGGAATTATTGCACCAACTTTTGAAGAATATCCAAATCGCCTAACTAAAGATCAAATTGTTAAGTATTATCCTAAAGATAAAAATTTCCAATATACAGCAACTGATATTATGGATTTTTATTCAGAAAATCCGATTGATTATTTAGTTTTAATAAATCCAGATAATCCTACTGGAAATTATATTCCAAAATCAGATGTCATCACATTATTAGAATGGGCAAAAGTACATGAAATAACTATAATCTTGGATGAATCATTTAATGATTTTGTCGATTTTGAAGAGGTTCCTTCTTTAATTGATCGAGATATTTTGATGGAACACACTAATTTAATTATTATAAAAAGTATCTCCAAATCATTTGGTGTTCCCGGTGTACGTTTAGGTTTCTTGATGACGAGTGATGAATCATTAGTCAGTTACATTAAATCAGATGTTTCGATTTGGAATATTAACTCATTCGGAGAGTTCTTCTTACAAATTTTCGAAAAATATAAAAAAGACTATCAATCAGCATTAGATTTATTTTATAAAATCCGTAAAGATTTTCATATGGCAATGGCTGAAGTTTCAGATTTTGAAGTGATTGATTCACAAGCCAACTATTTTACTTGTCGCCTTACAGGTAGCGTAAGCGCTAGGGAATTGGCTACAATTTTATTAGATCAAGACAAAATCTTTATCAAGGATTTGTCTGGAAAAGATGGCTTTGATGGAGAATACGTAAGAATTGCAGTGAAGAAAAGTGATGAAAATAAAAAAATCGTTGAAGCTTTGAAACGTATATTGAATTACTAGAAAGTAGATCTATAAAGGAGAACGGAAATTATGGTTTTATTGTTACCTATGCAAACTAGCTATTTGAATACTAGTGGACATATTTACGACTCAGAATTCATCAATTTAGTCCAACTCTCAGAGGGGAGTGTTAAATTTGATGAACGAACTTTATTTTTAAATCAAGAGGAGAAAGATTTTTTGAATAGTCAAAAAATTGTGGAGCTCTCTGATTCTATTGTTGTTTTTAAAAACAAAGAGAAATGGGGATTGATCGCTAATCTTCCAAAAGAGGAGTATATTAAAGGCAACGTTAAAAGTCATGAATTAGTTCTTCCTTCAACGGTCCAAGGAATGCTCAGTAATTTTCACGGATATAACGGTGAAGCCGCTCCGGTTTTATTAGGACATGAAAGTTTAATTGATCTGGAAGGTTTTGTTAAAGCAAATGAACCAGATAAACATCATGCTGTTAAAGATTATCACTTATTCATTTATCAAGGAGAAGCAGCTGCTCAACTTCTTTCACTGTATCAGGATTTGGAGCAGCTGTTTATCGGCGATGGGCATCATAGATTGTATACAACCTCATTGTCAAACTTTAAACAAACTGTTTTTGCTTGTATTATGAGTTTCGATTACTTGGATATTTTACCGATTCATCGTTTATTGGAAGAGGTACCTGATGAGATGTATTTGCATGCTTTAGAGTTTTTAAGTAAGAAATTTGATTTGGAAAAAGTAACGGCTGATTCAGTTTTACCCAAAGGACATGTTAGGATGTCGAGAGGTAGTGATCATTATTTGATTCGTTTAATTGATTTAGCATCAGACGCTTTTTGGAATAATGATATTTATCGACTAAACACTCAAATCATTTCCCAAGCTTTTCGTAGTTTTGATCAGGGAGAGATTCAATATATATCAGAAGAAATGCTAAGAAATTCCAAAACATTTTCTGAACAAGATGTTATATTGGAAACACATGCTCTTTCTAAAAAAGAATTTATTGAAGCAGCTAAAAACGATACAGTCTTACCACCAAAATCTACTTGGGTTTATCCAAAGTTTCCTTCTTTTTTACTTATGAATAAATATCAATAATCTTGGAGGTAAAATCATGAAAATTTGTATTGTTGGCTTTGGAAATATTGGAAGTGCAATAGCTGGGATGCTTTCTTTAGGCGGCCATGATGTTCGCGTATTTACTTCTGTGCATTTAGGTAAGAACTGTCCATTTAGGCTAAATGAAATGGATTCAGCTAAGGAAATACAAACTTCAATTGATTTAATTACAGATGATTTAGGTGTTGCAGTTGAAGATGTTGACATGATTATTGTTACTTACCCATCCTTTATGCTGGAGTCATTTGTTAAAATGGTTTCAGGTTTTCTAACAAAACCGGTTCTCTTTGGTGTTGTTCCAGGAAGTGGTGGAGCTGAGTACATAACTAAACAATTATTTACACAAAAGCACGTGTTTTTTGGCTTAGACAGGGTTCCTTATATTGCTCGATTAATTGAAAAAAACCATTCAGTCGAGTTTTCCAAAAAAGAGTCTGTTAATGTAGCTGTAATCCCTAAAAAAGAAACAGTTGCTGTTGCGAAAATTTTGGAAGATCTCTTACAATTACCAGTTCATCCGTTGAACAATTATTTAGAAGTTTCTTTGACGCCTTCTAACGCTATTTTACATACTTCTAGAATATATAGTATGTTTAAAGAATATAATTCAAACATCACTTATTCTAGAGTTCCTTATTTCTACAGAGATTGGACTTTGGATTCATCTGAAAGTCTAATTGCTTTAGATAAAGAATTAAGAACTATTATCTTAGCTATGCCAGATTTAGAATTATCAACTATCAAGACTATTCGTGAACATTATGAATCACCAACAGTTGAGACAATGACGAATAAAATAAAAAGTATTTCATCATTTAAGAATATTCTATCCCCAATGAAAAAAGTTTCCAATCAAACATTTGTCCCAGATTTTGCATCGAGGTATTTTACAGAAGATCTTCCGTTTGGTTTATTAATCATTAAAGGGTTTGGCTTGATTACGGGAACTGCTACTCCAGAGGCTGATAAAATTATTTTATGGAGTCAAAAATGGCTTAACAAGGAATATTTAACAGAGGAAGGAGCCCCAGGATGCGATTTTTTAGATTCAGGCGTTCCTCAGGCTTATGGCATAAAAACATTGGAAGAGACATATCATTTTTATAAATCTTGATAATCAAATATTAATACTTATGTAGAATTAGAATTCTTTGAATAAGTGAATGGAAGTGGAAGTATGAGCAAGATACTTATTACAGGCGGTGCTGGATTCATTGGATCTACACTAGCCAATTATTATAGTGAAAATCATAACGTTATCGTTGTGGATGACTTGTCCATGGGGAATAAACAAAATTTGACGAGTTCTAAAAACATTGAGTTTGTCAAAGGAAGCGTTACTAATAAACAATTAATGCAAAACATACTTATAGATAATCAGTTCGATTATATTTTTCATTTGGCTGCAGTTGCTAGTGTGGCTGATTCAGTAGAAAGACCGTTGGCAACCCATGAAGTTAATTTTGATAGTGTTTTACAATTATTAGAATTGATAAAAAAATATCAAAAAGAATTAAAACGTTTAGTATTCTCCTCATCTGCGGCAGTGTATGGCGATGAACCTACTTTACCAAAACAAGAAGAATCTATCATCAGACCATTAACACCATATGCAATTGATAAATTTGCTGCAGAAAAATATGTGGTGGATTACTATCATTTGTATGATGTTCCGACAAGTGCGGTACGCTTCTTTAATGTTTACGGACCTAAGCAAAATCCTGAATCACCGTATTCTGGTGTTATATCGATTATGATGGATCGTTATAAGAAACTATTAAATAATGAACAATCTATGTTCACTTTGTTTGGGGATGGGACACAATCAAGAGATTTTGTTTTTATCGAAGATGTTGTTCAAGCACTGAATCTTATTGCAAATTCACAAGATACATTAGGGGAAGTTTATAATATCGGTACTGGTGAAGCGATTGGCTTGAATGAATTAGTTTCTACGATAGATAGCTTTTTAGAAGTGAAGTTACCGATTCAATACGAAGACGAACGTTCTGGAGATATCAAGCATTCTCTTGCTGATATTGCTAAAGTAAAAGCTGTTGGCTATCAACCTAAGTATGATATCAAGTCTGGACTTGAAAAGTATGTTTCTTATGAACTTAGTAACTTTGGTAAAAAGGGTTCTGATAGCTAAATCTGATTAATCCAATAAATTATTATAACAGGCGAGATGATTGTTTCTCGTCTGTTTTTTTGAACGAATATATTCCTTTTAATTGTTTGATACTCATTCTTATGAATGATACAATAGTTTCGATTGGAGGGAGCGTTGTGACAAAAATAATCGCCCACCGAGGCAGTAAAGGAACTCATCCGGAAAATACCTTAGCAGCATTTAAAGAAGCCGTTCGTGTTGGTTCTGATGGAATTGAGTTGGATGTGCAATTATCAAAAGACAATCAACTGATTGTGATCCATGATGAAACGATTGATCGGACTACGAATGGTCACGGAGAAGTAGGCCGTTTAACCTTAGCAGAACTAAAGCAGTTGGATGCCGGAAACTGGTTTGAAGAGAATCCAATGTTTCAGGAAATCCCGACGTTAAAAGAAGTTTTATTGTTGCTCAAAAATGAAAACTTTAAAGGTCTATTGAATATTGAGATCAAAACAGATAAAATTCACTATGAAGGGATCGAACACCTGATTGTTCAGCTCATGAAGTCACAGCACTGGCCTTTTGAGTATATGTATTCAAGCTTTTATTTTAAAAGTTTGGAAAAAATTTGGGAAATAGAAAAAAATCAAGAGATTGCTTCAGTGTTTAGGCTATCAAAAGAAGATGAAAAGAAAGCTCTTCAAACAGAATTCATTGATGGTATCCACCCTAAAATCGATTGGGTGTTTGAACGTTTGGAAGACGTAGTCGATTTTCCTAAGGCGATTCGGCCTTGGACTGTCAATGAGGAAGAACAGATGAAGCTATGTTTTATGCTTCATTTAGCAGGGATTCATACAGATTTTCCTGAAAAAGCATTACAAATCCGAAAATTGATACAAAATAAAGGATGAAAAGATTGGAAAAAGTATTAGTAATTGTAGGACCTACGGCGGTTGGGAAAACGGCTTTAAGTATTGAGCTGGCCAAAAAATTAAACGGAGAAATCATCAGCGGCGATTCAATGCAAGTCTATAAACATTTAGATATTGGGACAGCAAAAGCTACTGAAAAAGAGCGTGCAGGAGTTGTGCATCATTTGATCGATTGTCGGGAATTATCCGAAACATACTCGGCAGCCGATTTTCAAAAAGAAGGACGTCAGGCAATTAATTCGATTACAGCGAAGGGGAAGCTACCGATCGTTGTAGGCGGTACTGGCCTCTATGTCCAAGCTTTGCTTTATGATTTTACCTTAGGCTCTGAGGATGAATCGATGGAATTACGAGTACAGTACCAAGAGTTTGCTGAAACATATGGCAATCAAAAACTATGGGAACTACTTCAGAAAAAAGATCCAAAGGCAGCGGAAAATATTCATTTCAATAATCAAAAAAAAGTCGTTCGAGCTTTGGAAGTGTTTGATAAAACAGGTTTTAGTATTTTAACACCTAAAGAAAAACCGAAACCGTTATATGATTATTTCTTGATTGGTCTAGAAACTGATCGAAAGTTGCTTTATGATCGCATCAATACTCGTGTAGATACGATGCTGGAACAAGGATTATTAACAGAAGCAGAACTTCTTTATAAAGATCAAACACAACAATCGGTTCAAGGAATCGGGTATAAA
The Enterococcus silesiacus DNA segment above includes these coding regions:
- a CDS encoding aminotransferase; this translates as MQGLILAAGLGSRMKEYTKNTTKSMVEVNGKSLIERMLRQLDNLDLERIVIVDGYKYDVMEEYVKSIQIKTPVVFVTNHDYDKTNNIYSVYLAKELMCQEDTILLESDLIFADQLLDEVIASDFKNLAVVSKFESWMDGTVVKIDENNNITDFIDKKRFNFNETRSYYKTVNIYKFSKEFSKSIYFPFLEAQMSAFGKNEYYETTLKTITQFDATLVKALDIEDVPWYEIDDLQDLDVASSLFNTTPSKKLDAFQQRYGGYWRYPKVIDFCYLVNPFYPPKRMVDEMKSNMERLIIDYPSGLKVNSSLVGKYYNVPEKHVVVGNGAAELIKSLMEKNGGKYGIIAPTFEEYPNRLTKDQIVKYYPKDKNFQYTATDIMDFYSENPIDYLVLINPDNPTGNYIPKSDVITLLEWAKVHEITIILDESFNDFVDFEEVPSLIDRDILMEHTNLIIIKSISKSFGVPGVRLGFLMTSDESLVSYIKSDVSIWNINSFGEFFLQIFEKYKKDYQSALDLFYKIRKDFHMAMAEVSDFEVIDSQANYFTCRLTGSVSARELATILLDQDKIFIKDLSGKDGFDGEYVRIAVKKSDENKKIVEALKRILNY
- a CDS encoding glycerophosphodiester phosphodiesterase, yielding MTKIIAHRGSKGTHPENTLAAFKEAVRVGSDGIELDVQLSKDNQLIVIHDETIDRTTNGHGEVGRLTLAELKQLDAGNWFEENPMFQEIPTLKEVLLLLKNENFKGLLNIEIKTDKIHYEGIEHLIVQLMKSQHWPFEYMYSSFYFKSLEKIWEIEKNQEIASVFRLSKEDEKKALQTEFIDGIHPKIDWVFERLEDVVDFPKAIRPWTVNEEEQMKLCFMLHLAGIHTDFPEKALQIRKLIQNKG
- a CDS encoding epimerase; translation: MSKILITGGAGFIGSTLANYYSENHNVIVVDDLSMGNKQNLTSSKNIEFVKGSVTNKQLMQNILIDNQFDYIFHLAAVASVADSVERPLATHEVNFDSVLQLLELIKKYQKELKRLVFSSSAAVYGDEPTLPKQEESIIRPLTPYAIDKFAAEKYVVDYYHLYDVPTSAVRFFNVYGPKQNPESPYSGVISIMMDRYKKLLNNEQSMFTLFGDGTQSRDFVFIEDVVQALNLIANSQDTLGEVYNIGTGEAIGLNELVSTIDSFLEVKLPIQYEDERSGDIKHSLADIAKVKAVGYQPKYDIKSGLEKYVSYELSNFGKKGSDS
- a CDS encoding tRNA dimethylallyltransferase; its protein translation is MEKVLVIVGPTAVGKTALSIELAKKLNGEIISGDSMQVYKHLDIGTAKATEKERAGVVHHLIDCRELSETYSAADFQKEGRQAINSITAKGKLPIVVGGTGLYVQALLYDFTLGSEDESMELRVQYQEFAETYGNQKLWELLQKKDPKAAENIHFNNQKKVVRALEVFDKTGFSILTPKEKPKPLYDYFLIGLETDRKLLYDRINTRVDTMLEQGLLTEAELLYKDQTQQSVQGIGYKEFFPYFEGNATLDEATEQVKQNSRRYAKRQLTWFRNRMNTSWWDLVQEPTAIVKLERQIADWLDSSEG